In a single window of the Massilia oculi genome:
- a CDS encoding ferritin-like domain-containing protein has protein sequence MEQTNNLAHGFDISAIRRAAANLDDGAVTEGYQADREAVIAMLNDALATELLCVMRYKRHYYTVAGPNTGHIKAEFLEHAQQEQEHADRIAERIVQLNGSPNFNPATFAARSHAEYDESDDVQAMVRADLIAERVAIESYRQMIAAIGDKDPTTRNMLIDIMSVEEEHADDMRDLMA, from the coding sequence ATGGAACAAACGAACAACCTGGCACACGGCTTCGACATCTCGGCGATTCGCCGCGCGGCGGCCAACCTCGACGACGGCGCCGTCACCGAGGGCTACCAGGCCGACCGCGAAGCGGTCATCGCGATGCTCAACGACGCCCTGGCCACCGAACTGCTGTGCGTGATGCGCTACAAGCGCCATTACTACACGGTGGCCGGCCCCAACACGGGCCACATCAAGGCCGAGTTCCTCGAGCACGCCCAGCAGGAGCAGGAACACGCCGACCGCATCGCCGAACGTATCGTGCAGCTCAACGGCTCGCCGAACTTCAACCCGGCCACGTTCGCCGCGCGCAGCCACGCCGAGTACGACGAGTCCGACGACGTGCAGGCGATGGTGCGGGCCGACCTGATCGCCGAACGGGTGGCGATCGAATCCTACCGCCAGATGATCGCGGCGATCGGCGACAAGGATCCGACCACGCGCAATATGCTCATCGACATCATGTCGGTCGAAGAAGAGCATGCCGACGATATGCGCGACCTGATGGCGTGA
- a CDS encoding OmpA family protein, translating into MKNRKSAVSILAAAVLAAACASAPVTTATLDQARADFVSANNNPQVSTYAPMEFKQASEALDQANQAAHRRESLEDVDRLAYVAKQRIATAQEVAKAKAAEADIADASRQRDQVRLEARTAEAERAKREAEAATAAAQQAQAQAQSAQQQNAALAERAAHLEALLNDIQAVKTERGYVVTIGDVLFATNQATLNPNGMSTLRKLADVMRENPDRTVLVEGFTDSTGSASYNQDLSQRRANAVASALGEMGVPRDRISMKAYGQAFPVASNDNASGRQQNRRVEIVLSNDGAQIPPRAAMR; encoded by the coding sequence ATGAAAAACCGTAAATCCGCCGTCTCGATCCTGGCCGCCGCCGTGCTGGCCGCCGCCTGCGCCAGCGCCCCGGTGACCACCGCGACCCTGGACCAGGCGCGCGCCGACTTCGTCAGCGCCAACAACAACCCGCAAGTGTCGACCTATGCGCCGATGGAGTTCAAGCAGGCCAGCGAAGCGCTCGACCAGGCCAACCAGGCCGCGCATCGCCGCGAAAGCCTGGAAGACGTCGACCGACTGGCCTATGTCGCCAAGCAGCGCATCGCCACCGCGCAGGAAGTGGCCAAGGCCAAGGCCGCAGAAGCCGACATCGCCGACGCCTCGCGCCAGCGCGACCAGGTCCGCCTGGAAGCCCGTACCGCCGAAGCCGAGCGCGCCAAGCGCGAGGCCGAAGCCGCCACCGCCGCGGCCCAGCAGGCGCAGGCCCAGGCCCAGTCCGCCCAGCAGCAGAACGCTGCCCTGGCCGAGCGCGCCGCCCACCTGGAAGCCTTGCTGAACGACATCCAGGCCGTCAAGACCGAGCGCGGCTACGTGGTGACGATCGGCGATGTGCTGTTCGCAACCAACCAGGCGACCCTGAATCCGAACGGAATGTCGACCCTGCGCAAGCTGGCCGACGTGATGCGCGAGAACCCTGACCGTACGGTGCTGGTCGAAGGGTTTACGGACAGTACCGGCAGTGCGAGCTACAACCAGGACCTGTCGCAGCGCCGCGCCAACGCGGTCGCCAGCGCCCTGGGCGAAATGGGCGTGCCGCGCGATCGCATCTCGATGAAGGCCTACGGCCAGGCATTCCCGGTGGCGTCGAACGACAACGCTTCCGGCCGCCAGCAGAACCGCCGCGTCGAGATCGTGCTGTCCAACGATGGCGCCCAGATTCCACCACGCGCAGCAATGCGTTGA
- a CDS encoding DUF4398 domain-containing protein, translating to MNKHQTMTGLRLSCAAVVLTLTACASPDQAPATADVAVSRHAVENAVSAGAAELAPAEISAARDKMGRANQALAARDYKLARELAIQAQADAKLAQSKAVSAKATAASTQLNEDLRVLREEVDRANAQ from the coding sequence ATGAATAAACATCAAACGATGACCGGGCTTCGCCTCAGCTGCGCCGCAGTTGTGCTGACACTGACCGCATGCGCGAGTCCCGACCAGGCTCCCGCGACGGCCGACGTGGCGGTTTCGCGCCACGCGGTCGAGAACGCCGTGTCGGCAGGCGCCGCCGAACTGGCGCCGGCCGAGATCAGCGCCGCCCGCGACAAGATGGGCCGAGCCAACCAGGCCCTGGCCGCGCGCGACTACAAGCTGGCGCGCGAGCTGGCGATCCAGGCCCAGGCCGATGCCAAGCTGGCTCAGAGCAAGGCCGTGTCGGCCAAGGCGACCGCCGCTTCGACCCAGCTGAACGAAGACCTGCGCGTGCTGCGCGAGGAAGTCGATCGCGCCAACGCCCAGTGA
- a CDS encoding BON domain-containing protein produces MNGSSIKRHASIPVLLAFLACGPLAGCASGIPGFGSAETVNDEAISAGVRSAIKLDPELTVSDLDVDTYQGIVRLSGFVSSADSVAAAASVARTVKGVKSVRNDLRLK; encoded by the coding sequence ATGAACGGATCGAGCATCAAGCGTCACGCAAGCATTCCAGTCCTGCTGGCCTTCCTGGCCTGCGGACCGCTGGCAGGTTGTGCCTCAGGCATTCCCGGTTTCGGCAGCGCCGAGACCGTTAATGACGAAGCCATCAGCGCCGGCGTGCGCAGCGCCATCAAGCTCGATCCCGAACTGACGGTGTCCGATCTCGATGTCGACACGTATCAAGGCATTGTCCGGCTCAGCGGCTTCGTAAGCTCGGCCGACAGCGTAGCCGCGGCGGCCTCGGTCGCGCGAACCGTCAAGGGCGTCAAATCGGTCAGGAATGACTTGCGCCTGAAGTAA
- a CDS encoding glycine zipper 2TM domain-containing protein, whose amino-acid sequence MKNIKSLVVTATLATAAFGMVGCSNMSKQDRNTAIGAGAGAVLGGAVSGGSALGTVGGAAVGGVIGNQVKTTN is encoded by the coding sequence ATGAAAAACATCAAATCGCTGGTAGTGACCGCAACCCTGGCAACCGCCGCCTTCGGCATGGTCGGCTGCTCGAACATGTCGAAGCAGGACCGTAACACCGCCATCGGCGCCGGCGCCGGCGCCGTCCTGGGTGGCGCCGTGAGCGGCGGCAGCGCGCTCGGCACCGTGGGCGGCGCAGCCGTCGGCGGCGTGATCGGCAACCAGGTCAAGACCACCAACTGA
- a CDS encoding Crp/Fnr family transcriptional regulator codes for MNAAVPPPVTDCYSNLLLAALPSQEMARMLPMLDQVRVEAGQVLCEAGDPIEHIYFPHDCLVSLLGVAEGRMTLEVGQVGREGMLGVTTALGHDTTQVRAVVQRAGNASRMDGARFRSEVERNPALQKVLYRYTDALLAQAIQIAVCSRFHVLEARLARSLLVTRDRLQSDKFHLTHEFLAHSLGVRRVGVTKAASALQQQGLIDYSRGNIEILDPEGLAAAACSCYAIVREAGAMPVAK; via the coding sequence ATGAACGCTGCCGTTCCCCCGCCCGTTACTGACTGCTACAGCAACCTGCTGCTCGCTGCGTTGCCGTCGCAAGAGATGGCGCGCATGTTGCCGATGCTGGACCAGGTCCGGGTGGAGGCAGGGCAGGTGCTGTGCGAAGCCGGGGATCCGATCGAGCACATCTATTTCCCCCACGATTGCCTGGTGTCCCTGCTGGGTGTGGCCGAGGGGCGCATGACGCTCGAGGTCGGCCAGGTGGGGCGCGAAGGCATGCTGGGCGTGACCACCGCATTGGGCCACGACACGACCCAGGTGCGCGCCGTGGTCCAGCGCGCCGGCAACGCCAGCCGCATGGACGGCGCGCGCTTTCGCAGCGAGGTCGAACGCAATCCGGCGCTGCAAAAGGTGCTGTACCGGTATACCGATGCGCTGCTGGCGCAGGCGATCCAGATCGCCGTCTGCAGCCGCTTCCACGTGCTCGAGGCGCGGCTCGCGCGTTCGCTGCTGGTCACGCGCGATCGCCTGCAATCCGACAAATTCCACCTGACCCATGAATTCCTCGCGCACTCGCTTGGCGTGCGCCGCGTGGGCGTCACCAAGGCCGCCAGCGCGCTGCAGCAGCAAGGCCTGATCGACTATAGCCGCGGCAATATCGAGATCCTCGATCCCGAAGGACTGGCGGCGGCGGCCTGCAGTTGCTACGCCATCGTCAGGGAGGCCGGCGCCATGCCGGTCGCCAAGTAG
- a CDS encoding glycine zipper 2TM domain-containing protein has translation MNTPPHNPVKNRTHPLLLLAAAAVVLFSLVGTAAIMGWLPSSTGGTANRPLTEADRQALASTLPQDVPQQAPGYTAYPGAPLAPAQQAQQQAYAPAPVQAPAPVTAPVVATPVKETRPTQVAANERNWCENCGNVESVRTITQRAEGSGLGAAGGAVIGGLLGNQVGGGNGRTLATAAGAIGGAVVGNQVEGNMKATTSYEIRVRLDDGTLRTFRQNSQPQWRSGDRVRIVKGKLRSVA, from the coding sequence ATGAATACGCCCCCACATAATCCCGTTAAGAACCGCACCCACCCGCTGCTGCTGCTGGCGGCCGCTGCGGTCGTGCTGTTCAGCCTGGTCGGCACCGCCGCCATCATGGGCTGGCTGCCCTCCTCCACCGGCGGCACCGCCAACCGACCGCTGACCGAAGCCGACCGCCAGGCCCTCGCTTCCACCCTGCCGCAGGACGTTCCCCAGCAGGCGCCGGGCTACACCGCCTATCCGGGCGCACCGCTCGCGCCGGCACAGCAAGCACAGCAGCAGGCCTATGCGCCCGCTCCGGTGCAAGCACCCGCACCGGTCACCGCGCCAGTCGTGGCGACACCGGTCAAGGAAACCAGGCCGACTCAGGTCGCCGCCAATGAGCGCAACTGGTGCGAGAACTGCGGCAACGTGGAATCGGTCCGCACCATCACCCAGCGCGCTGAAGGCAGTGGCCTGGGCGCGGCCGGCGGCGCCGTCATCGGCGGCCTGCTGGGCAACCAGGTGGGCGGCGGCAACGGCCGTACCCTGGCCACTGCGGCCGGCGCGATCGGCGGCGCCGTGGTCGGCAACCAGGTCGAAGGCAATATGAAGGCGACCACCAGCTACGAGATCCGCGTGCGCCTGGACGACGGCACCCTGCGCACCTTCCGCCAGAACAGCCAGCCGCAATGGCGCAGCGGCGACCGCGTGCGCATCGTCAAGGGCAAGCTGCGCTCGGTGGCGTGA
- a CDS encoding lmo0937 family membrane protein produces the protein MLYTIAVVLVILWLLGLVTSYTIGGFIHILLVVAVIMILVRLISGRGI, from the coding sequence ATGTTGTATACCATCGCTGTCGTTCTCGTTATCCTTTGGCTGCTCGGCCTGGTGACCTCGTACACCATCGGCGGCTTCATCCACATCCTGCTGGTCGTCGCCGTCATCATGATCCTGGTGCGCCTGATCAGCGGACGCGGCATATAG
- a CDS encoding OmpA family protein, which yields MQKNFIKTTAAIAIVALTATGCADMSATQRGTATGAGIGAGLGGLIGGTTSGGGGGRVAGGAAIGAAAGAVIGNIWSKRMEAQKQQMEQATQGTGVQVTQTQDNRLKLEIPSDISFDTGRSDIKGNFQPILQRFAQTLQENPNTNVVIIGHTDSTGSDAINQPLSVDRASRTRDFLAGRGVNPNRITIEGRGSREPIASNNDSAGKARNRRVEIYVAEPARG from the coding sequence ATGCAGAAAAACTTCATCAAAACCACCGCCGCCATCGCCATCGTCGCCCTGACCGCCACCGGTTGCGCCGACATGTCCGCCACCCAGCGCGGCACCGCGACCGGCGCCGGCATCGGCGCCGGCCTGGGCGGCCTGATCGGCGGCACGACCAGCGGCGGCGGCGGTGGCCGCGTTGCCGGTGGCGCCGCCATCGGCGCGGCTGCGGGCGCCGTGATCGGCAACATCTGGTCCAAGCGCATGGAAGCGCAGAAGCAGCAGATGGAACAAGCCACCCAGGGCACCGGCGTGCAAGTCACCCAGACCCAGGACAACCGCCTGAAGCTGGAAATCCCGAGCGACATCTCGTTCGACACGGGCCGTTCCGACATCAAAGGCAATTTCCAGCCGATCTTGCAGCGCTTCGCCCAGACCCTGCAGGAGAACCCGAACACCAACGTCGTCATCATCGGCCACACCGACAGCACCGGCAGCGACGCGATCAACCAGCCGCTGTCGGTCGACCGCGCCTCGCGCACCCGCGACTTCCTCGCCGGCCGCGGCGTGAACCCGAACCGCATCACCATCGAAGGCCGCGGCTCGCGCGAACCGATCGCCTCGAACAACGACAGCGCAGGCAAGGCACGCAACCGCCGCGTCGAGATCTACGTCGCCGAACCGGCGCGCGGCTGA
- a CDS encoding branched-chain amino acid aminotransferase: MKETMYLTYYNGQWAEGNTPLYGAMDHSLWLGSSVFDGARAIRGKLPDLRPHLERVIASAEKLGLRCPLTVDEMEALVREGVARFPLDAELYIRPLVFGSEGFLIPVAEKSQFALTLFDAPLPPFTGFSACLSTMRRPQPDMAPTDAKASALYANSTRAMREAKERGFDQAIMLDAEGHVAEFAASNLFLVTEDGKVVTPALNGTFLAGITRARVMALLAEAGVQVEQRSVKPAELNTAREIFSTGNYGKVTPCTRYEDHTLEAGPVARQARELYLAFTEAT, translated from the coding sequence ATGAAGGAAACAATGTACCTCACTTATTACAACGGCCAATGGGCTGAAGGTAACACTCCACTGTATGGCGCAATGGACCACAGCCTGTGGCTCGGTTCGTCCGTGTTCGACGGCGCGCGCGCGATCCGCGGCAAGCTGCCCGACCTGCGTCCGCACCTTGAGCGCGTCATCGCCTCCGCCGAGAAACTGGGCCTGCGCTGCCCGCTGACGGTCGACGAGATGGAAGCCCTGGTGCGCGAAGGCGTGGCCAGATTCCCGCTTGATGCCGAACTCTATATTCGTCCGCTGGTGTTCGGTTCCGAGGGCTTCCTGATCCCGGTCGCCGAAAAAAGCCAGTTCGCGCTGACCCTGTTCGATGCGCCGCTGCCACCGTTCACGGGCTTCTCGGCCTGCCTGTCGACCATGCGCCGTCCGCAGCCGGACATGGCGCCAACCGACGCCAAGGCCTCGGCCCTGTACGCCAACTCGACCCGCGCGATGCGCGAAGCGAAGGAGCGCGGCTTCGACCAGGCCATCATGCTCGACGCCGAAGGCCATGTGGCCGAATTCGCGGCGTCGAACCTGTTCCTGGTGACGGAAGATGGCAAGGTGGTGACGCCGGCCCTGAACGGCACCTTCCTGGCGGGGATCACCCGGGCGCGCGTGATGGCGCTGCTGGCCGAGGCCGGCGTGCAGGTCGAACAGCGCAGCGTCAAGCCAGCCGAACTGAATACCGCGCGCGAGATCTTCAGCACCGGCAACTACGGCAAGGTCACGCCGTGCACCCGCTACGAGGACCACACGCTTGAAGCGGGGCCGGTTGCGCGCCAGGCGCGCGAGCTGTACCTGGCGTTCACCGAAGCGACGTAA
- a CDS encoding extracellular catalytic domain type 2 short-chain-length polyhydroxyalkanoate depolymerase, giving the protein MKRRILTVMLSWAVAGAAMAQQAVPLPALGADLGQTTASGLDSGGFMAGQLAAAYSSQIAGVGIIGGGPFYCAGTYPERSTLENAADACMNPIARPVGADGAVSFRNARKFAADGRIDPVQNLARQRVYVASGGNDVVVRTSVVEEVRTFYQQAGAAPGQIRYVFNGEAGHAIATDHPDDPPCAATQPPYINNCGFVQAHEVLRHLYPERTRAAGGAPSGQLIRFDQREFVRGLRTSMDAEAYVYVPDACRGGGCAVHVVFHGCSQGASEIGSRFYRNVGYNEFADANRLIVLYPQVSRSNRIPANPRGCWDFWGYSQDQQGAFFATKQAPQMQAVMAMVERLGRK; this is encoded by the coding sequence ATGAAACGAAGAATACTGACCGTAATGCTGTCCTGGGCCGTGGCGGGCGCCGCCATGGCCCAGCAAGCCGTGCCGCTGCCGGCACTGGGGGCCGACCTGGGCCAGACCACGGCCTCCGGCCTCGATTCCGGCGGCTTCATGGCGGGCCAGCTCGCAGCGGCCTACTCGAGCCAGATCGCGGGGGTCGGCATCATCGGCGGCGGCCCCTTCTATTGCGCAGGCACCTACCCCGAGCGCAGCACACTGGAAAATGCGGCCGATGCCTGCATGAACCCGATCGCCCGGCCGGTCGGCGCCGATGGCGCGGTGTCGTTCAGGAACGCGCGCAAGTTCGCCGCTGACGGCCGCATCGATCCGGTGCAGAACCTGGCGCGACAACGGGTGTACGTCGCCAGCGGCGGCAACGACGTGGTGGTCAGGACCTCGGTGGTGGAAGAGGTGCGGACGTTCTACCAGCAGGCGGGCGCGGCTCCCGGCCAGATCAGGTATGTCTTCAACGGCGAGGCCGGCCATGCGATCGCCACCGATCATCCGGACGACCCGCCATGCGCGGCCACCCAGCCTCCCTATATCAACAATTGCGGCTTCGTGCAGGCGCACGAGGTGCTGCGGCACCTGTACCCGGAACGCACCCGCGCGGCCGGCGGCGCGCCATCGGGCCAGCTGATCCGCTTCGACCAGCGTGAATTCGTCCGCGGCCTGCGCACCAGCATGGATGCCGAGGCGTATGTCTACGTGCCGGACGCCTGCCGTGGCGGCGGATGCGCGGTGCACGTCGTCTTCCACGGCTGCAGCCAGGGCGCCTCCGAGATCGGGAGCCGGTTCTACCGGAATGTGGGCTATAACGAATTCGCCGATGCCAACCGCCTGATCGTGCTGTATCCGCAGGTCTCCCGTTCCAATCGCATTCCCGCCAACCCCAGGGGCTGCTGGGATTTCTGGGGCTATTCGCAGGACCAGCAGGGCGCCTTCTTCGCGACGAAGCAGGCGCCGCAGATGCAGGCCGTGATGGCCATGGTCGAGCGGCTGGGGCGCAAGTGA